A window from Telopea speciosissima isolate NSW1024214 ecotype Mountain lineage chromosome 8, Tspe_v1, whole genome shotgun sequence encodes these proteins:
- the LOC122672481 gene encoding non-specific lipid transfer protein GPI-anchored 2-like: MAITKITFSALTIVLFIAFLTSFPITSAQAPSMSPSGATAEAPAGDCTTALLNMSDCLTYVEVGSKLKNPDKACCPELAGLVDSNPICLCQLLGNSSSFGIQLDTNRALGLPKACKITTPSVSLCAEIGIPIGAPEPSGGSGNFLFVYFLLFFIFFCKYWKLGFALNPQIYWVLTLF, encoded by the exons ATGGCGATCACCAAAATCACATTCTCTGCCCTAACCATTGTCCTCTTCATCGCCTTCCTTACTTCATTCCCCATCACCTCAGCTCAAGCCCCATCAATGTCACCAAGCGGCGCCACTGCAGAGGCACCGGCTGGCGACTGCACAACAGCTCTACTTAACATGTCAGACTGTTTGACATATGTGGAGGTCGGAAGCAAACTGAAAAATCCAGATAAAGCTTGCTGCCCTGAACTGGCAGGATTAGTGGATAGCAATCCGATCTGCCTTTGCCAGCTTTTGGGTAACTCTTCAAGCTTCGGAATCCAACTCGACACGAACAGAGCATTAGGGCTTCCTAAGGCTTGTAAGATCACTACACCGTCAGTAAGCTTGTGTGCAG AGATTGGGATCCCAATTGGAGCTCCAGAACCAAGTGGAGGGTCaggtaattttttatttgtttattttttgttatttttcataTTCTTCTGCAAGTATTGGAAACTGGGTTTTGCTTTGAATCCACAAATTTACTGGGTTTTAACTCTCTTTTGA